The Oxobacter pfennigii region TCATTATTTATATAGAACGTCTTTGTTAAATATGCATAAACCTGCTTGACGCATTGTTCAATTTGCACATATTGAACATTGTGTTCATTTTTGTATTAAAAAATAGTATTATTTTGCGATTTTTTTGCAAAATAAAGGGGCAGTTCATTCTTCTATTGTTTTAAAAAGCATATCCAAAAGCAAATCAGGAATGAACTGTCCTCAATTTATTTTACCTATTATTTATGATGAGCCAGCAGCCCGTGATACTCAAGTATTTTGAAGGAGAGGAGCAAGTCAAGCAAGGTGTTGTGATCCTCCCAGTTTATATAGAAGGTTTCTTCCAGCCTTCCTAAACGGTAGTTCAGGGTATTTCTGTGAATATGAAGATAGCTTGCCGTGGCTGAGTTATCCTTAAATTTTATAAGATAAGCATAAAGAGTTTCGGCATAAAATGTATTATGAGCATAATCGTGCTCCAATATTTCCAAAGCTAACGGGTGGCAGGACTTGGCCAAGTCACCTTTTTCCGAAGCCATTTCAATGATGTCATAGATATAATAATCCTTGTAACTGCAAAGAAAGGTGTTCTTCTTTAAGCGCAGGCTCAATTCCATGGCCTTAACCGATTGAAGGAAATATTTTCTGGTTTCAGAGAGTTTGCAAAAGCACATGCTCAAACCTGCATAAACCTTGGTATTCTTCAAAAAATAATATAGCTTGCTTAAAAAGTTCTTATCATTAAAAATCTCTGTTTCACAGGATACAAGCATCACAATCCAATCTTCATAATGAGCCGATAGGCAGCAAGGAATCATCTCCTCCAAAGATTTTTGCACGTAAGCCAAGCTGAATTTATTTATATCGCATTGATTCAAATCAATTGAAAAAATATAAAGCTTCTTTTCCGGCCTCAAATTCAGTATTTCTGCCGTATTGCGGATAACTCCCATCTCTTCTAATTTGCCGTCCAAAAGCTCTGTAAAAAAGGTTTCTTCATTAAAGACCCTTTTTTGCTGAAGCAATGCGGTTTTTTGTATCTCCAGAGAGAAGGCATCACATAACATATTGGCAAGCTCAATATCATTATCTTCAAAGGGCTTATTTACTTCATATATTATAAGATGAGCCAGGCGATGCTCCTTAGCTGTAATCCTGCCGTACATCCTTCTGTGCAGAAGATTGCTCATTTTTACAATATACGGTTTTCCCTTTCTGTAATTTTCCCGGTCTACAATTATCGGCGGAGAATCCTTTGATATCAGAGCATCATTGGGCACGTAGCCGTATTTTATAATTTCGTTATACATAGGATCATTAAATTCCAAGCCCTTGGTATAAGCCAGCAGCTTATAATTCGCATCTGTAATGACCATGGGATTTTTAAGCAGTTCATAACTTGATTCCAGCATATACTGCAAGCCTTTGCCCATTACCAGGCTGCTCAGTATTTTCCCCAGAGCCTCGTTTGTTCTTCTATGTTCCAAAATTATATTTTGAATTTTGTTGTGTATTTCAAATAAATCTGCCGACTCATCAAACACAACCAAATTAAAGTTCTCAAACTTCTCTTTAATGGCGTTTAAATTCACATTGCTTGTACAAATTAAATTTACACATGTATCTGCTGACTGCTGTTTTAAATATTCCGAGGATAAGCATATATATAGGATATCCTGTTCAAATGAGGTTGGATTGGAAGATAAAAAGCTGATGCCTCTTATGTTTGAAATGCTATGACTGCTGCATCTGAATATTTCAGGGTTGTAATCATCTAATCTGCCTAAGATATCGCTAATACCGAGATCCATAATGACGCCCCCTATGTAATTTTTTTCCTAATATTAATGATACCATTTAGGTTAACACTTCACAAGTTAATAAGTTTGTTTCTATTTACAAGACAGACAGTTACAAAGTATAGTGATTTACTATATACATACATCAAATCCAGCTTTTTGCCTGATTCAATAATTATCCTTATATTACTGTTAAATTATAAAATATATAAAATTTATTATATATTTTAAATAGATATTTATGATGACGGCTTCTGATTAAGCGAGCAGGTATACAGCTACAGTGTTTAATGTAGGTTCCGCAGGGATGGGTATTTTTCTGTTTATGCTTCCTATAACTCCGCTTCATAGAATTGAATATTTCGAAGCAATCGGAAATGTAAAAATATCTGTTTTTTTAAGTTTATCGAAACAGCTATTATTTCAGATTCCTATGCTATTCATTTTGCCCAGGCTCTACAGCTTGAAAGGGGTCTGGCTTACCGGAGCTGTTTCCGACTTATTTTCTTCGCTGTTATCAGGAGTTTTTCTTTTCTATACATTTAAGCAATTAAAAAAGAGATAGAAAAGCCTTAGCCTTAACTAACTGAATATTTATATAAGTTCCTATGAAGTTTGATGAAATATAAAGGGATGATACTCAATAAAAGATAAATAGGAATGAACTGTCCCCACACTTTCAAAGCAGCATAACATAAAAAAAGCTCAATAGCCTGAGGCTACTGGGATTTTTTTAATTTTGGGACATTTTTTCTTTTCTGATGCCATCTGATATAATTTTTTTATAAAACATGTCACAAAATATATCAGTTATGTGTCTATATATAAAGAAGCACATGACTTAATTAGGTTTAATAAACACAGGTAAGGACGGCAACGCATTTAAATGCAAAGGAGGGATACATATTTTATATCACAGCCATCCCAACGAAAACACAAACGCTTCTGAAAATTTCAAAGCCTGGTACAAAGATTATTACAACATAATATTGCGGCACGCTTCATACCTTACGGGAAGCACAGCTGCTGCCGAGGATATTGCCCAGGAAACCTTCATAAGGTTATATAACCACTGCGAAACCATAGAAAACGTAGGAGCATGGCTCTCTAGAGTGGCATCCAACCTGGCATATAACTATATACGTAATGAAAGAGCCCGTATAAAAAAGCTGCCTGAAATTGATAATAAGGAGCACAACGTCATATCCTTAGAAGATATAGTTGTAAGAGATTATGAGATTCGCACCACCAGAAAAATCTTGGAGCGCTTAAGCTCAAGGGATAGAATGTGCCTGCTTCTTAAATTCTCAGGTTATAAATACAATGAAATATCTGAAATTACCGGAATTGAAAAAAACTCCGTAGGAAAGATTTTATCAAGAGCCCAGGAGAAATTTAAAAAAATTTATTTAAGGGAGGTGCATGATTAAATGAAGTGCCCTGATACAGGTAAACTCCAGGAATATATAGACTGTGAATTGGATATCAATCTAAAAAAAGAAGTTGAAAATCACATTTCAGGCTGTGATAAATGCAGTAAAACAGTTAAGAAGCTAAAAGAAAATGACGATTTTACATTTTCAAAGCTAAAAAATTTACGGGCATTCAGTGAAGATAACTTTGTGCCCACTCATATATTACACACGAATGCACCATCGGAAATCAACGGCATTAAACAATTTGAAAGCAAGAAAGGAGTTAATAATTTCATGATTAAACATAAAAAAGCAATAACAGCTGCAATTATATCAGCAGCAGTAATAACCTGTATAACCGTTCAGCCTGTGAGGACGGCAATCGCCAGCACCCTCTCCATATTCAGAGTTCAAAAAATGGAGGCTGTAAGCATTACATTAAATGATATAAAAGAAATAAGAGACAAACTTTCAAGCAGTAATCCTGAAATTGATATGGATAAGATAGGCAAGATAAAAATAGACGGCGGGGAATATGTAAATGTAACGCAGGAAGAATTAAAAACAAAAGCAGGATTTGATCCGGCCTTCCCTTCAGCATTGGAAGATATTAAAGCTGAAATTGGTGTTGCTCTTCCTGCTTCAATGGAGCTTACGTTAAACGTTCCTAACATAAATGAAATATTAAAGACTTTAGGAGCAGAGAAGCTTTTACCTTCGGACATAGACGGCAAAACCTTCACAGTGGATTTTTCCTCCGGCGTTAATTTAAATTACAGCACCGATAAGAAATACATCAACATAGCACAAACCATGGCACCTGTTATACATGTCCCCGACAATGTGGATGTGGACAGCATATATGAATCCCTGGTAGAGCTTCCTCTTATTCCTCAGAATTTAAGGAATCAGTTACTGTCCATTAAGGATTGGAAAACCACATTGCCGATACCCGTTATTGAAGAAGAAACTGAAGAAATTGATTTAAACGGCACAAAAGCCTTCCTTTTCACAAAAGACTTTGAGGATGCTTCGGTTACCATAGAACATTCCTCCGGCGGTACTCAAAAAATACCGGATAAAAACAGTGACTATTCGTCTATAATGTGGTATAAGGATGGTATAATCTATAATATATCTGGAAATATTTCAGGAGATGAAATAGTGGATATAGCAAAATCCATGAGGTGATGTAATGGTTATTCAAACACAGGAATTGACCAAATATTACGGAGACAAGATAGGCTGTAATAAGATAAGCATAGAAGTTGCCGAAGGCGAAGCCTTCGGCCTCTTAGGTCCTAACGGAGCAGGTAAAAGCACCTTTATAAAAATTCTCACCGGACTTTTATTTCCTACATCCGGCAAGGCATTTGTACTTAATAAGCCCATCGGAAACGTAGAGGCAAGAAAAAAGATAGGATATCTTCCGGAGAATTTCAAGTATCAGGAATGGATGACAGGGGTAGACCTCCTGTCTTTTCATGCGTCTTTGTATAAATTAGCCAAAAAAACTATCCCGGCAAAATTAGATGAAGTCCTTGATATTGTCAACTTAAAAGGACATGAAAAATACAGGATAGGCACCTACAGCAAGGGAATGCAGCAGCGTGCGGGGATTGCCTGCGCTCTTTTGTGCGACCCCGACCTTTTGTTTCTGGATGAGCCCACTTCAGCATTGGACCCCATAGGGAGAAAAGAAGTCCGTGATATAATAATTAAATTAAAAGATATGGGAAAGACGGTATTTTTAAACAGCCACCTTTTAAGCGAAGTGGAGATGGTATGCGACAGCGCCGCCATAATCAACAAAGGCAATGTGGTCAGCTTCGGAAAAATCCAGGATATATTAAAGAGTAAAATTACTCTTAAAATCAATGCAAAAATAAACGACGTAATCTTAGAAAAGCTGTCTGTATTCGGCAGTAATCTTATTCATAGAAATGATACCATTGAAATTTCCATAGAAAACAATGATGATATCCCTGACATAGCAGCTGTAATTATAAATAACGGAGGCAAGTTATATGAATTGACTCCCAGCAGGCAAAGCCTTGAAAATGCTTTCTTAAGCGCAATTAATGGGGGGGATGTATAATGTTTGCCATAGCTGTTGCGACCTTTAAAGAAAGTTTAAGAAAAAGGATATTTTTGCTCATCGGAATACTTACAATTATATATCTCATACTTTTAGGCGTCATAATTCATTATTCGTTAAGTGAAATGGCCAAATGGAACAGAGGGGATAATTTAAGCATATATGTTGTAGTTACCCAGCTCATATCCGTCCTTGGGTTTTATTTTTCCAGCATGCTGACGGCTTTTTTAGCCATAATGATGTCCGTCGGATGTATATCCTCTGAGATTGAAAGCGGAGTAATCCATTCCATAATCACCCGCCCCATAAAAAGGTCGGAATACATACTGGGCAAATATTTAGGCCTTTCAATCTTAATTTCCATGTATTCAATTTTGTTATATGCTCTGGTACTTTTAATATGCTCCATATTGAAACTTCCGGTGATTACTTCAATCAGTACGGTTGACCTGTTTAAAGGCCTATTATTGTTTATTCTTCAGCCCATTGCCATACTGTCCATTTCCATATGGGGAAGCAGCCATTTTAAAACCCTGCCTAACGGCATACTTATAATAGGTATATATATTATGGGGTTAATAGGCGGTTTCATGGAGCAGATTGGCTCTGCCATTAAAAATCAAAGCCTTATAAACTGGGGCATTATGATGAGCCTCATATCCCCCTTTGATGTAATATACCGCAAGCTTGTATCAACCATATTCCCATCCTTGGGATTAGCCAGCATCTTTTCACCGATGGGATCCATGTCCGGGGGCTCGCCCAGCACATGGATGATGGTTTATATATTTATATATATAATAGGCTTTATATATTTTTCGATGAGATACTTTTCAAAAAAAGATATATCATAGTAAAAAAGATGATACCATTGAGCCTTCTGCTCAATGGTATCATCTTTTTTTAGGTTTAAGCTTAAGAGACAGTTCATTCTTATGTTGCCTTTATTAAGGATAGACAACCTTGATAAAAGTCATATAGGAATGAACCGTCCCCGGATTTTACTTCCCTATACTTGCATAGATAACGGCCTTTACATTTTCCAAGGTTGCATTAGGCGGTACGGTGCAGCCGGACATCATTATAAGCCCTCTTCCGTCAAAGGCATCTATGAGTTTTTTAGCATAGTTGTAATTTTCATCAGGGGTACCCAATGCTAACATAGCCGGAGGCACATCTCCCGTGATGCACATTATATCCCCCAAAGTCTCCTTAAGTTTAAATATGTCCGTAGCGCTGTCAGGGTCAAATACCACCCTGCCTTTGGGGAATTCAGTGAAGTAATGCAAAAATCCTTCCCAGTTTGAATCCATATGAAGCCATGCATTTGAGCCTATATCAATAATCTTATATATATAGTTTCTTATAAAGGGCCAATAGAATTTTTCAAAGTACTTAGGCGATATAAAATCACTTCCAGCACGGGTTCCGCCCATGCTGGTAAACAGAGGTACTTCAGGCAACGCGGCTACCATCTTTTCCATGTCCTCAAACATTTCCTTTTCCATAACATCAATGGCAGCTGTTACCTTGTCGGGTATTCTTCTTAAATCCATTAAAAATTTAGGAAGAGTTCTGGCAGCGCTTAGCACTTCAAAGGGCGGGATTAAGGATACTCCCCCTCCTCCGAACATCCCTACAAAGCCCATTTCTTTGAATTTTGCCTGAACCTTTGCTGTTCTTTCCGCATTGGGAGGCGCCATATTCTCCAAATCATAGCCTGCCCTTTTAAACAGCTCGGGCTTTAGAGTATTCCAGCCCTTTTCAACTATGGTATCATAATCCTCTTCATACATTACCTGCTTTTCAACAATCTGCCATAATGCATCTTCCGGCAAATCACGTCCGGGAAACTTCATTTGTGCGAACCAAATCATTCCCATTCTCGAAGCGTCAAAGCCTGCCATAGGGGTGCTGTCAATTTCGTTTAAAACCGGCATGGAATAGGCCTTGAATATCATTTCATCCGCCCATTCCGGCCTCCTTAAGTAATCTGCCAATACGGCAGTAGGGTCACCATATTTAATAAAGCTGGGACCGGCAAGGCAAATTGGGACTCTGTCGGGTTTCTCCAAAGCAACGGCTTGCTTAGTTCTTAAAAGCCTTTCCTTAAAAAGCTCCTGACCTGTTTTCATTTAACCTTCCTCCTTCTATCAATATTATGTTAGGAGACACTCCTTCTCTTTTTTGTAAAAACCCTTGCAGACTCAAAGGAATTTTCCCGGCTTATTTACATATTGGTTAACACTCTCTCAAAGGCTTTTACAGCCGCTTCTCTTACAGCGGAATCTTCTTCCCAGGATTCATCGTTTTTAAGCTCCTCCAGCATCTCAGTAATTTTTTTATCTTCCATAAGGTACCCTCCTTTTAATATTTTCCATATTCATGGACGAAGCTATAGACTGTAAAGAGATTGTCTACATTAACATCATCGGCGCACAAAAGAGGCCTGTTGGGCATCCAGATAAACCCGCCTCCCGGAGCCAGGGTATCAACTATCCTCTTGGCCTCGTCCAGGCATTTTTCTTTTGATAGATATTTCATCTGAACGGGAGATAAGCCGGCGCATATAACAGATAAGTCACCTATTTTTTCATAGGCCTCATATACATCGTCCTCTTCTCCTAAGTGCAGCACAAAAGTTCCTTTAGGGAACTCCTTCATATAATCATATATAACACTGGTATTGCCTTCACCTTTAATGTAGAACTTGCCTCCGGCATCCACCACTCTCTGGACGATTTTTTTCATATATGGCCACCAGTATTCATCCATTTGTTTTTTGTTAATAAATGGTGTTGTATGTAATGCTGTCATTGCAAAGGGAAAAGGCTGGTTTTTAGCCACCACTTCCTCGGTATTGGCTGGCTTTCCAAACTCATAAAGAGCTTCCAAAGCAGCTTCAACTTCTTTGGGTCGGCGCCTTAAATCTGCTATGGTTTCCTTAAAGCCTCTCACCACATCAAATAAAACATCAAGAGGCGGAGATTGGCCTCCCGGACCGGTAATATTGGGGACTCCGTATTTTTTATCGATTGTCTCGGCAATTTTTGCATTTCCTTTGCTCTGTATATTAAATAAACGTATGGATTCCTTTAATGCTGCGTAAGCTTCTTCATCGCTGCCTGTCAGCTTTTTAAATTTTCTTAGCGGCAGCTCATTCAGCATAAAATTCCTGGTATCGTTTATAAGCTTGGGGTACTCGTCCTCTCTCATAACAGTATTTTGTACATGCTGTATGGTCACACCGTCTTTTGATACCACATATCCGTCGGAACCCAATGCCTTAATAGCTGCTATGGGCATATTTATCCCGTTTAGCATGGTTGTGCAGTCAAGATAAAGATTGTCAAAAACCTTGGTGTAGGCTTCCACCATCAAATCCGGGTCCTGAATTACATCCTCCGTTTTATATCCGGCATAGGCAATGGGCCAGGTGATGACCTCAATACCCACCGGAACGCGGGTTGGTTCTTTGAACTCAATGGTAGCCGCGATGTCTTTCTTCCTTGCTTCCCTCAATTCATTTACATTCAAATGATTCTCCTCCTTATTTTAAAGACTGTTTAGCCTTATAAATGACATAAGTTCAGGAAAAAATTTGAGAAAAAATATCTTGCAGGATTGTTTAACTTTTAAAAAGCAATGAAAATTAGTATAAGAAGTGAGTATTGGAATTTGAATAAATAAGAATGGATAAAAATCCTATATTTTGTCCCATAGTATTTTTATGACTATAGTATAGGCACTAATACACTAAACAGTCAATTATTTTTTATAAATATAAAAAATTTACAATAAATGCATTATAAACCTACTTTAAATAAATTGCTCAAAAATAGATGATACTTTTGGTATGGTATTATCTATATAATAAGATCATTAATTTTAAGAAAGTTTTAAGATTTTTATAGACATTGTTGTAAATTATGCCTGCTAGAATTTTTTTTAAAGGCAGGTGATGAAAATATGATAAGAATTGCAGGAGGTAAATCTTATGGATAAGCTAAATGTACTGGTATGTGACGACGATAAGGCAATTGTGGATGCCCTGGAAGTCTATTTAAGGCAGGAAGGCTATGAGGTTTTCAGAGCCTATAACGGTGTCCAGGCAATTGAAGCATTATCAGAGCACAACGTTCATCTTATAATAATGGACATCATGATGCCTAAATTGGACGGGTTAAATGCTACCATAAAAATCCGTAAGGAAATGAACATACCAATAATAATGCTTTCTGCAAAATCCGAGGATACAGATAAAATAACGGGCTTAAATTTCGGAGCCGACGATTATGTTACAAAGCCCTTTAATCCCTTGGAATTGATGGCCCGGGTAAAATCCCAGATGCGCCGCTATACCCAGTTTGGCAGCATGGTTAAAAAAGAGGAGATTTTAAAAACCGGAGGCCTGGAACTGGATACCGAGGCAAAAGAACTTAGAGTGGACGGCGAGGCCGTAAAGCTTACGGCAACGGAATACGGAATAATCCATTTTCTTATGAGAAACATGGGCAGTATTTATTCAACGGACCAGATATATGAAAAGGTGTGGAATGAACCTTCCTTTTCGCCGGATAATACGGTTTCCGTCCATATCAGGCGAATACGTGAAAAAATAGAAATCAATCCTAAAGAACCAAAATATTTAAAGGTGGTGTGGGGTATTGGATACAAAATCGAGAAGTATTAACTATTCAAGGGGCGCAAAATTTACTGCCGCCTTTATAATATGGCTGTGCAGCATTATCGCCGTCGGCAGTTTATTTTTATTCGGCAATTATGGCGAATATATAAGAAGCAATAATTATTATGACACATATAGATTTCAAGACAGCTTTTCCAATCTTGTTCATAACGCAGTGGAAATGAACGTTGTACTTAGAAATGAAGAAAGCATAAGAAACTCGGGAAACCATAGGGAGGTAATATCTGATAATCTTAGCCGCTTGCGCCGTGCAAAAAATAACATTTCCCAAGCGGTAAACTTTCTATATTTATTAAAGAATACAGAAACAGGAGAAATCATAACCAACGTACCCGAAAGCAATGCTGAAAGCTTTATAAATTCACAGAAATACTTCGTTTATGCAAACAAATGGGAGGATTCTTTTTATAACTACCTTCAGGACGATATATCGGCAATGCTTGCAAACACTCCCTATGAGGTTACTGCGGCAGTAAGAACTCAATTTATAGAAGGTGATTCCTTCTATGATGAATATAAAACTTATACTTTAGTTAAACAGTACTATCCTTATTGCCTGGGGGCTATGGCAGCCTCAATTCTTATAGCAATTATCACATTTATATACCTTGCCTGTGTAACAGGAAGGCATGAAAAGGGAGGCGGTATAAATTTTACTGCTATAGACAGATTATATACTGATGTATCAACTGTACTGATAATCATAATCTTTTTCTTATCTTTAGACCTTGCCCGCTCAATGGGTTACATCGGTCTTGGGGAGTCCTTGATCACCGTCATGATAATCTTTGCCGTTGATATGGTTATAGCTTTAGTCTACCTGCTTTCCATCATAAGGCAGATCAAAGGTAAAAGACTATTTAAGCATACGCTGATTTATAAAATTCTGCTCGGCATATTTAAATTATTCTTATTGTGCTTCAGCGGAAGGCTCTTCAAGCCCTGGTTATTAATATTGCTTCTGGTTTATGCCGGAATAAACTCAATTTTGTTCGGAATAACTGTAACCGGCGGCTCTATTGGAGTATTTATATTCTTGCAGCTGCCCCTTAACATCGCCGTCCTCTATTTTGCATCGAAGTCTTTATTATCACTTACAACTATAATGGAAGCCTCAAGAGAAATATCATCGGGAAACCTGGATTATCCTTTGGACAGCACAAAGATATCTGCAGTTTTTAAAAGTTTTTCGCAAGACATACAAAGCATTCAAGGAGGGCTTAAAAAGGCAGTTCAGAAAGCCATAAAGGACGAGCGCATGAAGACGGATCTTATAACCAATGTGTCCCACGATTTGAAGACTCCTCTTACTTCCATAATAAATTATGTGGATTTATTGAAAAAGGAAGAGCTTGATAACGAGACCGCTGCAGGATATGTAGCTGTTTTGGATGAAAAATCATCAAAGCTTAAAACCCTGATTGAAGACCTAATGGAAGCCAGCAAGGCATCTTCCGGCAACCTTTCGGTAAAGGAAGAAAAAATCGTTCTTAATGAACTAATAACCCAGTCTGTCGGTGAATATGAGGAAAAACTAAATGCAGCCGGCCTTGATATCCGTATCAGCGAACCGGAAGAAAAAATATATGTGGCGGCCGACGGCAGCCATATGTGGAGGATCGTAGGCAACCTTTTATCAAACGTCGCAA contains the following coding sequences:
- a CDS encoding sensor histidine kinase translates to MDTKSRSINYSRGAKFTAAFIIWLCSIIAVGSLFLFGNYGEYIRSNNYYDTYRFQDSFSNLVHNAVEMNVVLRNEESIRNSGNHREVISDNLSRLRRAKNNISQAVNFLYLLKNTETGEIITNVPESNAESFINSQKYFVYANKWEDSFYNYLQDDISAMLANTPYEVTAAVRTQFIEGDSFYDEYKTYTLVKQYYPYCLGAMAASILIAIITFIYLACVTGRHEKGGGINFTAIDRLYTDVSTVLIIIIFFLSLDLARSMGYIGLGESLITVMIIFAVDMVIALVYLLSIIRQIKGKRLFKHTLIYKILLGIFKLFLLCFSGRLFKPWLLILLLVYAGINSILFGITVTGGSIGVFIFLQLPLNIAVLYFASKSLLSLTTIMEASREISSGNLDYPLDSTKISAVFKSFSQDIQSIQGGLKKAVQKAIKDERMKTDLITNVSHDLKTPLTSIINYVDLLKKEELDNETAAGYVAVLDEKSSKLKTLIEDLMEASKASSGNLSVKEEKIVLNELITQSVGEYEEKLNAAGLDIRISEPEEKIYVAADGSHMWRIVGNLLSNVAKYSMANSRVYINIDKNGKYGTLTIKNMSAHPLNISPDQLTERFVRGDESRTTEGSGLGLSIAQSLITLQGGKFSIDIDGDLFKATLSMPLYM
- a CDS encoding response regulator transcription factor, which produces MDKLNVLVCDDDKAIVDALEVYLRQEGYEVFRAYNGVQAIEALSEHNVHLIIMDIMMPKLDGLNATIKIRKEMNIPIIMLSAKSEDTDKITGLNFGADDYVTKPFNPLELMARVKSQMRRYTQFGSMVKKEEILKTGGLELDTEAKELRVDGEAVKLTATEYGIIHFLMRNMGSIYSTDQIYEKVWNEPSFSPDNTVSVHIRRIREKIEINPKEPKYLKVVWGIGYKIEKY
- a CDS encoding PucR family transcriptional regulator yields the protein MDLGISDILGRLDDYNPEIFRCSSHSISNIRGISFLSSNPTSFEQDILYICLSSEYLKQQSADTCVNLICTSNVNLNAIKEKFENFNLVVFDESADLFEIHNKIQNIILEHRRTNEALGKILSSLVMGKGLQYMLESSYELLKNPMVITDANYKLLAYTKGLEFNDPMYNEIIKYGYVPNDALISKDSPPIIVDRENYRKGKPYIVKMSNLLHRRMYGRITAKEHRLAHLIIYEVNKPFEDNDIELANMLCDAFSLEIQKTALLQQKRVFNEETFFTELLDGKLEEMGVIRNTAEILNLRPEKKLYIFSIDLNQCDINKFSLAYVQKSLEEMIPCCLSAHYEDWIVMLVSCETEIFNDKNFLSKLYYFLKNTKVYAGLSMCFCKLSETRKYFLQSVKAMELSLRLKKNTFLCSYKDYYIYDIIEMASEKGDLAKSCHPLALEILEHDYAHNTFYAETLYAYLIKFKDNSATASYLHIHRNTLNYRLGRLEETFYINWEDHNTLLDLLLSFKILEYHGLLAHHK
- a CDS encoding uroporphyrinogen decarboxylase family protein; this encodes MKTGQELFKERLLRTKQAVALEKPDRVPICLAGPSFIKYGDPTAVLADYLRRPEWADEMIFKAYSMPVLNEIDSTPMAGFDASRMGMIWFAQMKFPGRDLPEDALWQIVEKQVMYEEDYDTIVEKGWNTLKPELFKRAGYDLENMAPPNAERTAKVQAKFKEMGFVGMFGGGGVSLIPPFEVLSAARTLPKFLMDLRRIPDKVTAAIDVMEKEMFEDMEKMVAALPEVPLFTSMGGTRAGSDFISPKYFEKFYWPFIRNYIYKIIDIGSNAWLHMDSNWEGFLHYFTEFPKGRVVFDPDSATDIFKLKETLGDIMCITGDVPPAMLALGTPDENYNYAKKLIDAFDGRGLIMMSGCTVPPNATLENVKAVIYASIGK
- a CDS encoding DUF4367 domain-containing protein → MKCPDTGKLQEYIDCELDINLKKEVENHISGCDKCSKTVKKLKENDDFTFSKLKNLRAFSEDNFVPTHILHTNAPSEINGIKQFESKKGVNNFMIKHKKAITAAIISAAVITCITVQPVRTAIASTLSIFRVQKMEAVSITLNDIKEIRDKLSSSNPEIDMDKIGKIKIDGGEYVNVTQEELKTKAGFDPAFPSALEDIKAEIGVALPASMELTLNVPNINEILKTLGAEKLLPSDIDGKTFTVDFSSGVNLNYSTDKKYINIAQTMAPVIHVPDNVDVDSIYESLVELPLIPQNLRNQLLSIKDWKTTLPIPVIEEETEEIDLNGTKAFLFTKDFEDASVTIEHSSGGTQKIPDKNSDYSSIMWYKDGIIYNISGNISGDEIVDIAKSMR
- a CDS encoding ABC transporter ATP-binding protein — its product is MVIQTQELTKYYGDKIGCNKISIEVAEGEAFGLLGPNGAGKSTFIKILTGLLFPTSGKAFVLNKPIGNVEARKKIGYLPENFKYQEWMTGVDLLSFHASLYKLAKKTIPAKLDEVLDIVNLKGHEKYRIGTYSKGMQQRAGIACALLCDPDLLFLDEPTSALDPIGRKEVRDIIIKLKDMGKTVFLNSHLLSEVEMVCDSAAIINKGNVVSFGKIQDILKSKITLKINAKINDVILEKLSVFGSNLIHRNDTIEISIENNDDIPDIAAVIINNGGKLYELTPSRQSLENAFLSAINGGDV
- a CDS encoding sigma-70 family RNA polymerase sigma factor, which encodes MLYHSHPNENTNASENFKAWYKDYYNIILRHASYLTGSTAAAEDIAQETFIRLYNHCETIENVGAWLSRVASNLAYNYIRNERARIKKLPEIDNKEHNVISLEDIVVRDYEIRTTRKILERLSSRDRMCLLLKFSGYKYNEISEITGIEKNSVGKILSRAQEKFKKIYLREVHD
- a CDS encoding uroporphyrinogen decarboxylase family protein; amino-acid sequence: MNVNELREARKKDIAATIEFKEPTRVPVGIEVITWPIAYAGYKTEDVIQDPDLMVEAYTKVFDNLYLDCTTMLNGINMPIAAIKALGSDGYVVSKDGVTIQHVQNTVMREDEYPKLINDTRNFMLNELPLRKFKKLTGSDEEAYAALKESIRLFNIQSKGNAKIAETIDKKYGVPNITGPGGQSPPLDVLFDVVRGFKETIADLRRRPKEVEAALEALYEFGKPANTEEVVAKNQPFPFAMTALHTTPFINKKQMDEYWWPYMKKIVQRVVDAGGKFYIKGEGNTSVIYDYMKEFPKGTFVLHLGEEDDVYEAYEKIGDLSVICAGLSPVQMKYLSKEKCLDEAKRIVDTLAPGGGFIWMPNRPLLCADDVNVDNLFTVYSFVHEYGKY
- a CDS encoding ABC transporter permease; the encoded protein is MFAIAVATFKESLRKRIFLLIGILTIIYLILLGVIIHYSLSEMAKWNRGDNLSIYVVVTQLISVLGFYFSSMLTAFLAIMMSVGCISSEIESGVIHSIITRPIKRSEYILGKYLGLSILISMYSILLYALVLLICSILKLPVITSISTVDLFKGLLLFILQPIAILSISIWGSSHFKTLPNGILIIGIYIMGLIGGFMEQIGSAIKNQSLINWGIMMSLISPFDVIYRKLVSTIFPSLGLASIFSPMGSMSGGSPSTWMMVYIFIYIIGFIYFSMRYFSKKDIS